One segment of Solanum stenotomum isolate F172 chromosome 1, ASM1918654v1, whole genome shotgun sequence DNA contains the following:
- the LOC125853743 gene encoding uncharacterized protein LOC125853743 — METAPLGDWICHLLKESEFVDSRGKGSNNVLTELQLNEFQNVKCLQLSDCDLVTHLLKRTHEVIKFPNLYELELQYLECLTHFCSDTVVGIEFPQLRIVNLCYLPEFQNLCPIANNSITDSNLLFHEKVSCPNLEELKITGAISISALCSHQLPTDYFTKLKTLYVSNCGKLRNLMSPSVAKGLLNLQVLCITNCESMEEVITKGEGIMTLFPQLEQLELHKLPKLGHFFMTEHALEFSFLKEVKIYNCPEMKTFVQQEIPMSTLSLKWENFDNKVKVDDLNKWIQQRFNYKVCLIPRVE, encoded by the exons ATGGAGACTGCCCCATTGGGTGATTGGATCTGCCACCTGTTGAAGGAGAGTGAATTTGTAGATTCAAGGGGAAAGGGCTCTAATAATGTGTTGACTGAGTTGCAGCTGAATGAATTTCAGAACGTGAAATGTCTCCAGCTCTCTGATTGTGATTTAGTGACACATTTATTGAAGAGGACACATGAAGTAATCAAGTTCCCCAATTTATATGAGTTGGAGCTTCAATATCTGGAATGTCTCACTCACTTTTGCAGTGACACTGTTGTGGGCATTGAGTTCCCTCAGTTACGGATAGTGAACCTCTGTTACTTACCTGAGTTCCAAAATTTGTGTCCTATAGCCAACAACTCCATCACAGACTCAAATCTTCTTTTTCATGAAAAG GTTTCTTGTCCCAACCTAGAAGAGCTAAAGATCACTGGGGCTATCAGCATAAGTGCTCTATGCTCTCACCAACTTCCAACtgactacttcaccaaactTAAGACATTGTATGTATCtaattgtggaaaattgagAAACTTGATGTCTCCATCAGTGGCCAAAGGTCTTTTGAATCTCCAAGTGTTATGCATAACAAATTGtgaatcaatggaagaagtgatCACAAAAGGAGAAGGAATCATGACCTTATTTCCGCAATTGGAACAACTGGAGCTTCACAAGCTGCCTAAGTTGGGGCATTTCTTTATGACAGAACATGCTCTTGAATTTTCATTTCTCAAGGAAGTGAAGATTTATAACTGCCCTGAAATGAAGACATTTGTCCAACAAGAAATACCTATGAGTACACTGAGTCTCAAATGGGAGAACTTTGATAATAAGGTGAAAGTAGATGATCTGAATAAATGGATACAACAGAGGTTCAATTACAAGGTTTGTCTTATTCCACGAGTTGAATAA